The genomic region GGAAAAAGACCTTCACTCATCAGTGAAAACGCCATCAAGAAACTCCTCAAGCTCTCTCCTTCCCCTCTCTACACACCACAAATAATTAATAATATTACCGCGGGAAACTTTGATCAAGATTTTAAAAACCTCAATCAAGCGGACTTAATCATTGAAGCGGTGATCGAAGATTTAAGTATCAAACAAAACCTCTGGGATCAAATCTGTAAACACGCTCGCAAAGACGCTATCTTAGCAACCAATACCAGTGGCTTACCCCTAAAAAATATTGCCAAACACTTTTCATCCAAATCACTCAAACAGTTTTTCGGGGTTCATTTTTTCAATCCGCCCCGTTACCAAAAATTGCTTGAGCTTATCCCCGGCCCCAAGACTAAGCCGGGCCTACTAGAAGAATTTGCGGAATTCGCCAGGCTGCATCTGGGCAAAGGCATTGTCGTTGCCAAAGATACTCCCAATTTCATTGGTAACCGCATCGGTTGTTACGCCATGCAGAAATCCATGATGCCGCTCTTTGAAGATGGTTTCACTATTGAAGAAATAGATATTCTTACCGGACCACTCATGGGTCGTCCCAAGTCAGCGACTTTTCGAACCCTTGATCTCATTGGTGTCGACACCATTCTTTATGTCACTGCTAATCTTCATGCCGCCATTAAAAATGATGAATGCCGCAATGAGTTCATTATGCCCACCCCTGTCAAAAAAATGGTCAAACAGGGCCAGCTTGGCGCCAAAAGTAAAAAGGGCTTTTTCTCAAAAATTGATGGCGAAATTCGCTCCATAAGTTTCGATGACTTCGAGTATCATAGCCCTAAAGCAATCAATTTAGAAAATGTCGCCAAATACAAAAAAATACCTGACCTCGTCAAACGCCTTGGCGCCCTCTACGATGATCCAGGTCGCATCGGCGATTTTTATCGAAAATTCCTGCTCTCCTTACTTTCTTATTCGGCCCGACGCATCCCCGAAATCTGCCATAATCATCAAGATATTGATAAGGCTATGAAATGGGGTTGGGCTTGGCAAATGGGGCCCTTCGAAATTTGGCAGGCGATTGGCTTCCAAAAAATATTAACTGACTTAAAGGCTTTATCCTACCCCATACCCGAATGGATAAGTAGAGTTGATCCGAAAGTGGGCTTCACTCAATCCAAACCACCTTTTATCGATCAATTCACCATCAAGCAAAAACGCATGCGTCTCATCATAGATTACAAAGATGCGCGCTTACTTAATTGGAAGCAAGGAATATGTGTTTTTGAATTCACTGGCAAAGCCAATACCATCAGCTCAAACGTTCTCGATGGTATCATTGATGCCGTTGGCTATGTAGAACAAAATGACGATTTCAAAGGTATCCTTATTGCCAATGACTCCTCCATGTTCTCTGCAGGTGCCAATCTCGCAGAAATGGCCGGACACGTCCAAAATCGCGACTTTGCCCCCATCAATGATGTCGTTAATAAATTTCAGCAAATGAGCCAAGTAATTCACTACTCGAAAAAACCCGTCATCCCCGTAGTGCAAGGACGTGCACTCGGCGGTGCCTGCGAAGTTGTCATGGCTGCCCCTCATGCAGTTGTCGCCCAAGAATCTTATATGGGCTTAGTCGAACTCGGTGTGGGTCTAATCCCTGCTGGTGGCGGTACCATGCGCATGGCCAAACTCGCAGCGACTATGGCTGCCGAACAAAAGGCCTTCCTAGTGGAACCTCTGCTCAGGCAAAATTGGTTAACGATTGCCATGGCAAAAGTCAGTGCTTCTGCCCTCGACGCTCAGCAAAAACATTACCTTAGCCCCAATGCCACCCTAGTGACAAATCCCGAGCGTCGCCTCCACGTAGCGGCCCAAGTCCTGCTTCAGCTCAGTGAACTGCCCTACCGCGCTCCACAAGCCTCTAAATTCCTCGCACTCGGCGCAAATGCTGCCAGCACTTTCAAAGCGGGTGCCTACAACATGCTTCAGAGTCACTTCATAAGTGAGTACGACTATTTCTTAGCCTGTAAACTTGCCCACGTAATTTGTGGCGGAGAACTCACCAGAGCGACCATGGTCGATGAACAATATATCCTCGACTTAGAGCGCGAAACTTTCCTTTCCTTATTGGGAGAAAAGAAAAGTCTCGCTCGAATCGAGAGCATCTTAAAATACAATCGCCCACTAAGAAACTAAGGAGCCACAAATGAATAATGTCTACATCGTCAGCTCAGTTAGAACTCCTGTGGGTAAAGCCAATCGCGGCAGCCTTGCCCACGTCGCTCCACTCGATTACACCACGGCAGTATTTAAAGGTGCCGTGGATCGAGTCAAAAATCTCAAGCTAGAGGATATCGAAGACCTCATGATTGGTTGCGCCACACCCGAAGCCGAACAAGGCATGAATATGGCCATGCAGGTCGGTCAGGCTGCTGGTCTTGGTGATCATATCACTGGCGTCACCATCAATCGTTTTTGCGCCTCAGGTCTGCAAGCGATTGCCATGGCCCATCAATCCATTGCCTGTGGTCACGCCCAAGTCCTTGCTGCGGGTGGTTGCGAATCCATGAGCCTGCTCACCCTCGGAGGAAACAACTTTGTTGCCAACCCTGCACTTAACAAAATCTTTCCTAATGCCTACCTCAATATGGGCAATACCGCAGAAGCAGTGGCAAAGAAATATAAAGTCTCCCGTGCGAGTCAAGATAAATTCTCTTTAGCCTCACACGATAAAGCTTTGCGCGCCATTGATCAGGGCCTCTTTAATAATGAGATTATACCTCTCGATATCGACCTCAATTACTATCATGAGGGACAATTAAAAAATCGCAAATTTCGCTTCAGTACTGACGAGGGCCCCAGAGCGGGTTCCACCCTCGAGAGCCTTGGTAAACTTCCACCCGTCTTTAGTGTCGGAGGCTCGGTAACCGCGGCTAGCTCATCACAAATGTCCGATGGCGCCGCCTGCTCCATTTTAGTCAATGAACAATTTGTCGAAGAACGCAATCTCGTTCCTCAAGCAAGACTCGTCGGCTTTGCCGTTGCCCCCGTCCCCGCTCACCTCATGGGCATGGGGCCCGTCGCAGCCATTCCCAAAGTACTCAAACAAACCGGACTCGAACTCAAAGATATTGGCCTCATCGAATTGAACGAGGCTTTTGCCTCACAATCGATTGCGGTAATTAATGAGCTCGGCTTAGATCCCAAAATCATTAACGTCAATGGCGGCGCTATTGCCCTAGGTCACCCACTTGGTTGTACTGGTGCTAAACTCACTGCCACCCTGCTCCATGAAATGGAAAGGCGTTCACTGCGCTATGGCATGGTTACCATGTGTGTTGGCGGCGGTATGGGTGCAGCCGGGATTTTCGAAAATCTAAAAATATAAGAAGGATGATAACTACATAACACATTTTATTAACGAACGGAGAACAATATGAACTACTTAGCCAATACCTCACTTTATATATCCATACCCTTATTTGTTTTAATTCTTACGGTATTGGCTTATAGGAATTTTCCCGGTTTTTTCTGGGTCATTGCCATAGCTCTATTTGTAGCGGGCTACACCACTTCCCCTCTTCCGCTCATTATTGTGCTTGCGATTTCCGCAATCTTTATTATCCCCCCCATCAGAACCATGCTTTTATCCAAACCGATCATGGCTTTTTTGGGAAAGATTGGCTTGCTACCCGCTATTTCTCAAACCGAACGCGAAGCCATTGATGCCGGCACTGTTTGGGTAGAGAAAGAATTCTTCTCTGGCAAACCCGATTTTAAACGGATTTTTGCTCAGTCTTATCCCTCACTTAATGCCGAAGAACAAGCCTTTTTAGATGGCCCCACGGAGGAACTCTGTAAGATGGTCAGTGACTATGATATTGCCTGCCGTGGTGACCTCACCCCCGAAACTTGGGCATTCATTAAAAAAGCCGGCTTCCTCTCAATGATTATCCCCAAGGAATATGGCGGCCTCGCCTTCTCTGCCCTCGCGGTTAGCTCGGTTTGCTCAAAACTCGCTTCTCACTCGAGCCCACTCAGTATCACCGTCATGGTCCCCAACTCACTCGGCCCAGGTGAATTGCTCTCCCACTATGGTACACAAGCTCAAAAAGATCATTACTTGCCACGCTTGGCCGATGGCCGCGAAATCCCCTGCTTTGGTCTCACCGAACCCATGGCAGGCTCAGATGCGGGCTCGATCTCATCCGAGGCCGAGATCTTTAAAAAAGAAGATGGCGAACTTTACTTGCGCTTTAATTTCAAAAAACGTTACATCACCCTTGCAGCCGTTTCCACTGTCATTGGCCTCGCCTTTAAATTGCGTGATCCGCAAAACTTTCTTGGCAAAGGAACTGAACTCGGTATTACTTGTGCACTCATCCCCAGTGATGCCCCCGGTATCCGCTTAGGTCGACGTCACGATCCCTTGGGAGCCTCTTTTTTCAATTGCCCCATCAATGGCGAAAACGTCGAACTCCCACTCGAAAAACATATCATTGGTGGCTTAGATGGCGTCGGTATTGGTTGGAGAATGCTCATGAATTGCCTCTCTGCTGGCCGCGCCGTTACCCTACCTGCCACTTCCACTGGCACGAGTAAAATGTGCAACCGTGCCGTCGGTGCCTATGCCAAAGTCCGCAAGCAATTCGGCATGTCTATTGGTCAATTCGAAGGCATCCAAGAAGCCATGTGCGAAGTCGGTGCTTATAACTACATGCTCGAAGCTGCACGAATCTATACTTGTGGTGGCGTTGATAGCGGCGAAAAACCCTCCGTGGTTTCAGCCCTAGCTAAATATCATTTTACCGAGACTGTGAGGAAATCTATTAATCACGCCATGGATATTAGTGGTGGCTCAGGCATTTCCCGCGGGCCTAAAAATATATTTGCGAATGCCTATACCTCCACCCCCATTGCCATCACTGTGGAAGGCGCCAATATCCTCACCCGTACCATGATTATTTTTGGTCAAGGACTCATTCGTTGTCACCCAACCGCCATGGACGAAGTTAATGCCATCGAGAATAACGATGCCAAAGCCTTCGATAAAGCCCTCTGGACTCATATCTCCTTTGTCGTTTCCAATCTCACTCGTGCCAAGCTGCTTACCCTCACTCGCGGTTGGCTCAGCCCCGTCCCTTCCGGTCCCTTTAGCAAATACTTACGTCGCATTAACTGGGCTTCCGCACTCTTTGCCACCTTCGCTGATATGGCCATGGGCTCCTATGGCGGTGGACTCAAACGTGCCGAGCGCATCACTGGTCGCTTTGGGGATATGCTTTCTTGGATGTACTTCGCTTGTACCATCATCAGACGCTATGAACATGAGGGCCAAAAGAAAGAAGACCTCGCCCATGCCACTTGGGCACTGGATTACTGTATGGAAAATATGTCCACTGCTTTTGATGGCATCCTCCAGAATATCCAAGTACCCCTACTCAGCCCCATCCTTAGAGTTGTGCTCCGCCCCTTCTTTCGTCTCAATTGCTTTGGCTCCGGTCCCGATGATAAGACCGGTAGAAAAATTGCCTTGGCAATGATGACCCCTGGTGAGCAACGCGATCGCTTCTCTTATGGCATGTATATCCCTTCATTCGAACGACCCGGCTTGGGGCAACTCGAAGATGCCTTTGTCGATTTAAGCAAAGCCGATGTGCTCTTGGCCAAAATTAAAAAATCTGGCGTCAAAGCCAAGCACCCAACACAAATGATCAAAGAGGGACTCGAAAATACCTCCATCAACGAAAAAGACGCGAGCTTCCTGACCCACACCATACATAAATGTGAAGACGCCATCCAAGTCGATGAATTTAATGTCGATGATTATGCCGCCACCCGTTCACCCTCCGCACTCACTTAGATTAGACCGCTACGCTAGAAGAAGCTAGATCGTTCATTTCATTCACTGCAGATCGGCTCAAAGAGCCTGCGGTAGGCAGTTAAAACTTGAATCCTAAACTTGCGTAGCGAGTGCAAGCTAAGCTTGGAACGAGCTCAAGCTAAGCCGCAGGCGCTCACCCTTCTCATAGCTCACTTGTGAGCGGTCTTTCAGGCCGAAGGCCGATCTTGCTTCTTATAGCGCAGCGATCTAAAAACTAGCACGCTAGTTTTTTTCGCTATTTGTCGCTCAACTCAGCTTGAAAGCCCCATAAAAATCGCTAATGTCCTCACTTCAGTTCACTTGCCGAAGTGGCGGAATTGGCAGACGCAGGGGATTCAAAATCCCCCGCCTTCGGGCGTGTGGGTTCAAGTCCCACCTTCGGTACTATCAAGCACTTACGTTAATTCGTAAGTGCTTTTTTTTTGTACCCTGAAACCTCTTTTTGTAGCACTATCCGCCCGTGTGGCAGCACTATCCGCCCGTGTGGCATCACTATCCGCCCGTGTGGCAGCACTATCCGCCCGTGTGGCAGCACTATCCGCCCGTGTGGCATCACTATCCGCCCGTGTGGCAGCACCTCCCCGCTGGAGTGAGGCGACCCTCTCCCATTAGTTCTTACACCACCTAGCCCATTAATGAACGTTTATATAATTCTGCACAGGCACGTGCATCTGATAAGGCATCATGATGCTTGAGAGGAATACCGAAGTGATCACAAAGGATATTAAGCTTTGCGGGTTTGAAGCCTTGAGCTTTATAAAGTTTTACGGTGCATACCCAACGCTCAGCCACACCCAAGTCGGCATAATCCAAATCGTAATACTCCATTGATCGAGTCATCACACTACGATCAAATGATTCATTATGTGCGACCACTAATTTACCAGTGAGGCGTTTTCTGATTTCGGGATATAGATCTTCAAAATCAGCTTTGTACATTGTATGATGTGGTTCAATTCCATGAACATCTATGTTGCGCCAACTATATTCATTATTAGGTGGCTGAATCAGCTCGCTATACTCATCTACGATAACGCCCTTCTCTACTGTAATAATTGCCACAGCACAAGCACTATTTCGCTTTGCCGTGGCAGTTTCAAAATCTATTGCTACAAAGTCCATTCATTAACCTTACGTATCTTTTTCTCACTCATTTCATTTACCCCGATTTCCTGCTATACATTTTAGAGCTGAAAAATCTTGATATCTCTAGCTCTATCATTATTAGAGATCATAAATATACTATTTTTTGTTAGTGTAAATTAGGTCTCTATTCTTTTTTATAAAGGGGGTATAAATAAAAATATTACAAATGTTTTTTCTGCGTCTCAAATGAGCTAATCCTTCAGGATTGAACTTATATCCCACCGCGATAAGCCCTGAGAGATTATAATGATTTGTATTATAAATTTCACCCTTACTGGTACTTGTTCGGTATTTCCGAACAACTGAATCTTCATCCAATTCACTATCAGAAAAAACTTTCTTTAAGTGATAGTTAATGGTATGAGTTTTAACGTCATAAAGTACGCTCAATTTACCCATCTGTGGCGGCTATTCGAAATTTTCGAATAACTGAAGATACCTGTAACTCATCATAACTAAATTGAACATTGAAAATTATTATTAGGGCATTTCAGACGATTTCACCCTACTATGAAACTTTCATCAACTATACTTATCGATCGTCCTCTTGACCATAAGCTACTTCGCATCAACAAGAGCACCTCAAGTCCTGTCTTGATCTCGCGATCGCCTTGGCTACCAAGCTCCATTAAATCTCTCATGTAAACCCGAAATATTTTAGTGTCACTTAAATAACTTAAACCAAAGTCCCTAAGAGCCTTTATAATGCCCAGCTTCAACTTTTCTTTACGCTTGGTGGAATGACAGATATCTGCCCAAGAACTAAACTCATAGTCTGTAACATTAGTAACCATTTGTGCTCGCAAAGGATTCAGCTCGATATATTGCAAACAACGGATAAGAGCCTTGGTGTTTTTGATCTGTATAGCTTTGTAACAATGATTGAATAACTGCCCTCTTCTACACTTCTCAAATTGTTGATTATACCAGACTGTAAAGCGCTTCTGTAGATTCCCCATAAAATCGCCCAAGTCATTCAAACGCTTAGCAAATTTGCGCACCTCGCAAGTTCTAGCATCAGGTACTTCTTCTAATGATTTATACTTTTTATAGAGATAGGCTGCTTGTATCAAACTAAGCTTTGATTCTCGATCTCTGCGAATGATGAAATGAGCATGGGTACTCATGATGCAGTAATTAATGAGCTCCAATTCATAAATACTTTCCAGCCAAAAAACTAGCTTACGCAAATGAGTCTTATGCTCACGATTAAAGGCATAAGCCGAATTACCTAAGGTATTGTCAGGTACCTTTATAATCACATGATAGAAAGTTACATCACTTTCCATATCATAGCTGCGTTTCATATTCATCTCCTTTCATTTCGGAGATAATTAACATGCTAATTTTTAATAGTGCAAATTTATACGCTAAATTCAGCTCTATTCTATTTATGTAAAATACTAAACACAAAGGAGATAAAAATATTTTCAGCGCGTCTCAGACGAGTTCACCTTCAGACGAGTTCACCTCTATCGATTTAGCCGATATTGCGCTTATTGATGAATATAAAGAGTTATTTGATTAAAGCTCCTCTCATGGCGAGCTTAAAGATCGTTTACCTTGCCCAAAGGACAACCAATAACTAGAGATATTAATGTGACTCATCCAGAAAAATGGATATCAGATGAAATAGGTAGATACGCAAATAAAGAACTGCTGGGACAATTTGGTATGAAAGTTAGAAACCTGAGGAATACAATGGGCTCACTTATGCTGCGCTCAGGTTATTCACTTGAACAGCTTGCCGCGGTACTGGGTAATAGCCCAGAAGTTGTAAGGTCTAATTATGCAAGGTTGGTGTCTGATGAGGTCATTGTTAACTTGAAAGAAATTAAGAAAAATTGAACGACTGACAATCACTATGGAAGCCAGTCCTTGGTTAAACATTAGTTGGTATGACTTAGACTTTAATTGTAGGTACTGTTGACCCTGAATTTCGATAAAAACACCGACCACTATAGGCCATAACACCGACCAGTTTGTGCTTAGATCGAAGATTCAAAATCCCCCGGCTTCGGGCGTGTGGGTTCAAGTCCCACCTTCAGTACTCAAGCACTTACAGAAATGTAAGTGCTTTTTTTCTGCCCCCATCAGCTAAGCGTCAGCGCAAGCTAAGCTCGGAACGAGCGCAACCTAAGCTCGGAACGAGCGCAACCTAAGCTCGGAACGAGCGCAACCTAAGCTCGGAACGAGCGCAACCTAAGCTCGGAACGAGCGCAACCTAAGCTCGGAACGAGCGCAAGCTAAGCGTCAGCGCAACCTAAGCTCGGAACGAGCGTAACCTCAGCTATAAGCTAGCAATATAAAAATATTTCTAGCGCGTCACATATGAGCTCTCCTAATGATGTGTGCGAAATTAGTAAATTTAATTTTTGTACACATCTTTAAAAGGAAAAAACATGCGCATGAGAAAGTTTTAAATCATTTATTTTTAATTGTTTATAACTTTTATACCATAAAGTGTTTAATTTGTGCTCAAGCATCAATTACAATAAAAATGTAAAGTGAGTAAATAATGAAAATGAATAACAGAGTTTTATCTCTAGATATTCTCAGAGGTATTTGTATTATGATTGTATTAATACATCATGTGAGTATTGATAGTATTCCTAATATGCCTGAGCTTTCAGGGCTGACAGGTTTTATCTTTTGGAAAATAAGAGGACTTGGTTGGTCTGGGGTTGATTTATTTTTTGTCTTGAGTGGTTTTTTAATTGGAGGCCTTCTTTTATCTGAACTTGAGCAATTTAAAAAAATTAATATCAAACGCTTTTTATTAAGAAGAGGTTTGAAAATTTGGCCTTCGTATTATTTACTAATTGTTGTTTTGGCACTGTTTGGTGCAACTAATTGGATTAGAGAGGGAGATTTTAGTGATCAATTGACTCAGGTGATCGTTCATGTTTTGTATTTGCAGAATTATTTTGATATAGGTACTAATGGACCTACTTGGTCATTGACAATTGAAGAACATTTTTACACCATTTTACCCTTCTTGATTTTAGCCATATACAATTTTTCTGGCAAGGTTAATAAAAACCTTAAATCCCTGCCTATCGTTATGAGCATTATCATTATTTTGATTATTGTAAATAGATTCATACATAGCTATAACGTAGATGATTTAAAGAACCATTTTATGCTATCTCACTTTCGTTTTGATAGTTTATTAGCAGGGGTCGTTATACAGTACTTTTATCGCAATAATAAAGAAAAAATGAAAGCTTTATTGGCTAAGCACCAACTCACTATATTTAGCTTGGCTTTTTTATGTGTGATTCCGTCGATGTTCTGGGGTAGAAATACCCCCTTTATGTTTACCTTAGGTTTTGCACTTCTAACCTTGGGCTACGGATTAATATTATCTCGAGTTATTTGTCATGGTTTTGGTTCTTTTGAATCTACTTATGCAGCAAAAGCTTTAGCTCATATAGGATGTTGGTCTTATAATATCTATCTATGGCATTTCTTTTTACCAAAACTTTTTAAACCTTTTTATGAGCCGATACAAATAGCTATTTCAAATATTAATACACTTCCTGAAATTGTTCTTTTAATCCAGGCGACCTTCTATATAGGACTTTCGATTTTAGTAGGTTACTTAGCTACAGTGATTATTGAAAAACCTTTTCTTAAACTTAGATCAAAATATGTTCCACAAGGCTTTAAGCCCAATGTAATATGAACTTTTTAATTCTAGGAATTGGCCGTGATTAGACTACTTCGCGAAAAGGCTGCGCCGATGAACAAATAAAGACAATTAGAAGAGTTCTATTATCAGTTGCCATCATTAGCCCTTACTGAAACCCAAGCTCGGAACGAGCGCCACCCAAGCTCGGAACGAGCGCCACCCAAGCTCGGAACGAGCGCCACCCAAGCTCGGAACGAGCGCCACCCAAGCTCGGAACGAGCGCCACCCAAGCTCGGAACGAGCGCCACCCAAGCTCGGAACGAGCGCCACCCAAGCTCGGAACGAGCGCCACCCAAGCTCGGAACGAGTATTTTCAGCGCGTCTCAGACGAGTTCACCTCTTTTTAGAGCATTTCAGACGAGTTCATCCTACTATAAAACTTTCATCAACTATACTTATCGATCGTCCCCTTGACCATAAGCTACTTCGCATCAACAAGAGCACCTCAAGTCCTGTCTTGATCTCGCCATCGCCTTGGCTACCAAGCTCCATTAAATCTCTCATGTAAACCCGAAATATTTTAGTGTCACTTAAATAACTTAAACCAAAGTCCCTAAGAGCCTTTATAATGCCCAGCTTCAACTTTTCTTTACGCTTGGTGGAATGACAGATATCTGCCCAAGAACTGAACTCATAATCAGCGGCGTTCTCTACCATCTGAGCTCTTAAAGGATTCAGCTCGATATATTGCAAACAACGGATAAGAGCCTTGGTGTTTTTGAGCTGTATAGCTTTGTAACAATGATTGAAGAGCTGCCCTCTTCTGCTTTTCTCAAATTGTTGATTATACCAGACGGTAAAACGCTTCTGTAGATTCCCCATGAAATCACCCAAGTCATTCAAACGCTTAGTAAATTTGCGTACCTCGCAAGTTCGAGCATCAGGTACTTCTTCAAATGATTTATACTTTTTATAGCGATAGGCTGCTTGTTTCAAAGTAAGCTTTGATTCACGCTCCCTGCGAATGATGAAATGAGCATGAGTACTCATGATACAGTAATTAATTACTTCCAATTCATAAATACTTTCCAACCAAAAAACTAGCTTACGCAAATGAGTCTTATGCTCACGATTAAAGGCATAAGCCGAATTACCTAAGGTATTGTCAGGTACCTTTATAATCACATGATAGAATGTTACATCACTTTCCATATCATAGCTGCGTTTCATATTCATCTCCTTTCATTTCGGAGATAATTAACATGCTAATTTTTAATAGTGCAAATTTATACGCTAAATTCAGCTCTATTTTATTTATGTAAACTACTAAAAACAAAGGAGATAAAAATATTTTCAGCGCGTCTCAGACGAGTTCACCCTTTATTATTGATAGTCACCGATAAAGGCGCCCAAGCATCCAGTGATTTTTTGATGCTTTCCTGAGGACTCGATAAGACCACCATGGGAAGCAACATGAGTATAATCATTAGTTTGTTCATTTGATTCTCCTTCAATTAGCAAACTCACTATTCATGATAGCTTGTTCTAAGTCAGCTAGGGTTTGGTTCAGCTCTGCGTAACCGGCAGTCTTCTCACCCGTCGCTTCATTCATGTAAAGATCACGGCGCAGCTCGATCATGATGGCTTGTACACGCTCATCCTTTTGATAAAACTTCATCGGCACTAAGCAGCCTGGGAAGGGATCATTGATCCTCACATTGAAGCCTCGCGATTCAAAAAACTCGCGAAAGCCTTCGACTAAGTTCTGTGGTGTATGGTAAGCATCCGTGCCAAGACAGATCTCAGGACGCTCAGCACCCGTATAGCCTTCGTAGGACCTAGCAATCGCATTGAAGCTATGGCAATCAATCACCAAGGCCTTATTGCGCTTATAAAGGCTATAATCCACCATTTTTTCGAGTTTCTTATGATGGGGTCGGTAATAACGATTAAGTAATTCCTCTCGTCCTGCGGGACTTGCCTTGTGACGTAGTGGCAAGAGCTGTGAACCTCTTTCGTAGAGTACGCCCATACCTCGCTCTGCCATTAATTCCTCAGCATCATCTTCGAAGCGCTCGACATCCACGAGTAGACGACTCACGGGGAAGACTGCCCTATCCCACTTCCAATCAAATAAGTCATCCGTAAAATGATCCGTCATCTCTAATATTTCTTTATTCAATTGCTCAGGGCTAAGCAAGAACTCAATTAAATATTCTTCGGGAATATATGTAGAACTATGGGGGATATGTAAAATCAT from Lentisphaera profundi harbors:
- a CDS encoding transposase, yielding MKRSYDMESDVTFYHVIIKVPDNTLGNSAYAFNREHKTHLRKLVFWLESIYELEVINYCIMSTHAHFIIRRERESKLTLKQAAYRYKKYKSFEEVPDARTCEVRKFTKRLNDLGDFMGNLQKRFTVWYNQQFEKSRRGQLFNHCYKAIQLKNTKALIRCLQYIELNPLRAQMVENAADYEFSSWADICHSTKRKEKLKLGIIKALRDFGLSYLSDTKIFRVYMRDLMELGSQGDGEIKTGLEVLLLMRSSLWSRGRSISIVDESFIVG
- a CDS encoding N-formylglutamate amidohydrolase, with amino-acid sequence MILHIPHSSTYIPEEYLIEFLLSPEQLNKEILEMTDHFTDDLFDWKWDRAVFPVSRLLVDVERFEDDAEELMAERGMGVLYERGSQLLPLRHKASPAGREELLNRYYRPHHKKLEKMVDYSLYKRNKALVIDCHSFNAIARSYEGYTGAERPEICLGTDAYHTPQNLVEGFREFFESRGFNVRINDPFPGCLVPMKFYQKDERVQAIMIELRRDLYMNEATGEKTAGYAELNQTLADLEQAIMNSEFAN